A single genomic interval of Antarcticibacterium arcticum harbors:
- the gldI gene encoding gliding motility-associated peptidyl-prolyl isomerase GldI gives MKIIKLILILVIVGLSGCKSPEARRPVTQSSGSFINESIERNRELVAREEAQILEIIERDTLNDYVASNSGFWYYYNTKTTDSTNTETPEFGDVVRFDYDIKELDGDVIYAQGELPTKRYAMDKEDLFNGLREGLKLMKEGEEVTFIFPSHKAFGYYGDKNKIGTNVPIITHVKLHSIINESNNNPNN, from the coding sequence ATGAAAATTATAAAATTAATATTGATCCTTGTAATAGTTGGACTTTCGGGATGTAAATCCCCTGAAGCCAGAAGGCCGGTTACTCAATCTTCTGGTTCTTTCATAAATGAGTCCATAGAACGCAACCGGGAACTTGTAGCCCGTGAAGAGGCACAGATCCTTGAGATCATAGAAAGGGACACCCTTAATGATTACGTGGCCTCCAATTCAGGATTCTGGTACTATTATAATACAAAGACAACAGATTCTACAAATACCGAAACCCCGGAATTTGGAGATGTGGTACGCTTTGATTATGATATTAAGGAACTGGATGGGGATGTTATTTATGCGCAAGGGGAATTGCCCACAAAAAGATACGCTATGGACAAAGAAGATCTTTTTAACGGTCTTAGGGAGGGTCTTAAACTAATGAAAGAAGGAGAAGAAGTAACCTTTATATTTCCTTCTCATAAAGCTTTTGGATATTACGGCGATAAAAATAAAATAGGTACCAATGTGCCTATTATTACCCATGTAAAACTTCATTCAATAATTAACGAATCCAATAACAATCCTAATAATTAA
- a CDS encoding peptidylprolyl isomerase: MKKVNILFVCAIILGLVSCKEEYPDLEDGIYAEFNTNQGTFVAELYYEQTPTTVANFVSLAEGKSHSVVDSTYKGKKFYDGLSFHRVIKDFMIQGGDPTGTGGGDPGYRFPDEIVDSLTHNSKGYLSMANAGPGTNGSQFFITLAETPWLDGRHTIFGKIAEGQDVVDKIGQMETGPQDRPVKEVIIENVNIIRKGKAAKNFDAAAVFEDRLAKVKAEEEELAKRQEASRTENAARFSSLAEDATQLESGLKIHTLKKGDGPKPAITDMVKVLYEGYFVDGTLFDTNVEELAKESGVFNPGRKDQGGYGPMTTKIGPDAQMIPGFKEGLQNMSVGDKVVLFIPSHLAYGPGGAGNVIPPNSDLIFVIEMAGIQE; the protein is encoded by the coding sequence ATGAAAAAAGTAAATATTTTATTTGTTTGCGCCATCATTCTTGGCCTTGTAAGTTGTAAAGAGGAATATCCAGATCTTGAGGATGGAATCTATGCTGAATTCAATACCAACCAGGGAACATTTGTTGCCGAGCTTTACTATGAGCAAACACCAACCACTGTTGCTAATTTTGTATCCCTTGCCGAAGGTAAATCACATTCTGTCGTAGACAGTACCTATAAAGGAAAGAAGTTCTATGACGGATTATCATTTCACCGGGTAATAAAAGATTTTATGATCCAGGGAGGAGACCCAACAGGTACCGGTGGCGGAGACCCGGGTTATAGATTTCCTGATGAGATCGTAGATTCTTTAACCCATAATTCCAAAGGGTATTTATCAATGGCCAATGCTGGTCCCGGAACTAACGGAAGCCAGTTTTTTATAACTCTTGCAGAAACTCCATGGTTGGATGGAAGACACACGATTTTTGGCAAAATTGCAGAAGGCCAGGATGTGGTAGATAAAATAGGTCAAATGGAAACCGGCCCCCAGGACAGGCCTGTAAAAGAGGTGATTATTGAAAATGTAAATATTATACGTAAAGGAAAAGCTGCCAAAAATTTTGATGCCGCAGCGGTATTTGAAGACAGGCTGGCAAAGGTAAAAGCAGAGGAAGAAGAGCTTGCAAAACGCCAGGAAGCATCCAGAACAGAAAATGCTGCAAGATTCAGCTCCCTTGCTGAAGATGCCACCCAATTGGAAAGTGGCTTAAAAATACATACCCTTAAAAAAGGAGATGGGCCAAAACCTGCAATTACAGATATGGTTAAAGTATTGTATGAGGGCTATTTTGTAGACGGAACTCTTTTTGACACCAATGTGGAAGAGCTTGCAAAAGAATCGGGAGTCTTTAACCCGGGCAGAAAAGACCAGGGAGGTTACGGTCCTATGACTACTAAAATTGGCCCTGATGCTCAAATGATCCCAGGTTTTAAAGAAGGGCTTCAGAACATGAGCGTGGGTGATAAGGTGGTTTTATTTATTCCTTCCCATTTAGCCTATGGGCCGGGTGGTGCAGGAAATGTGATCCCTCCTAACTCTGATCTTATCTTTGTAATTGAAATGGCAGGTATTCAGGAATAA
- a CDS encoding aminoacyl-histidine dipeptidase, whose translation MNEEIRTLEPKNLWNKFADLNEVPRPSKKEERVIEFMKKFGNDLNLETMVDGVGNVIIRKPATPGMENKKTVVLQSHLDMVHQKNNNTNFDFDTQGIEMEVDGDWVRAKGTTLGADNGLGVATIMAILESDSIEHPALEALFTIDEETGMTGAKGLEGGLLTGEILLNLDTEEDDEIGIGCAGGVDITAAGSYKNENTPEGVSAFKITVNGLQGGHSGMDIIKGLGNANKLMNRLLYRVSENLELRIAEINGGGLRNAIPRESEAIVVVDELQEKVLLAELEEEKEAITAEFSSLEPKLNIEITSVEIPTKVMDSGAQDKLLKAVYAAHNGVYRMSPEIEGLVETSNNIAKVEVKDGRITIKCLTRSSVESSKNDVANSLSAVFELAGYEVELSGDYPGWAPNRNSDILKVLDGLYEKMNNEKANVAACHAGLECGIIGQHYPEMDMISFGPTIRGAHSPDERASISSAQKYWKFVLEILKNIPEKN comes from the coding sequence ATGAATGAAGAAATAAGAACTCTGGAACCAAAAAACCTGTGGAATAAATTTGCAGATCTTAATGAAGTACCCCGTCCTTCCAAAAAAGAGGAGCGGGTTATAGAATTCATGAAGAAATTTGGGAATGATCTCAATTTGGAAACTATGGTAGACGGGGTTGGAAATGTGATCATACGAAAACCCGCCACCCCAGGAATGGAAAATAAAAAAACCGTGGTCCTGCAGTCGCACCTGGACATGGTTCACCAAAAGAACAATAATACCAATTTTGATTTTGACACCCAGGGAATTGAAATGGAAGTAGATGGAGACTGGGTGCGGGCCAAAGGGACTACCCTGGGAGCCGATAATGGCCTGGGAGTGGCAACCATTATGGCGATCTTGGAAAGTGACAGTATTGAACACCCGGCACTGGAAGCACTTTTTACTATAGATGAAGAAACCGGAATGACAGGTGCAAAAGGTCTTGAAGGCGGTTTATTAACCGGGGAGATCCTGTTAAATCTCGATACTGAAGAGGATGATGAAATTGGGATTGGGTGCGCCGGAGGGGTTGATATTACTGCAGCAGGATCTTACAAAAACGAAAATACCCCTGAAGGTGTAAGTGCATTCAAAATCACAGTGAATGGACTGCAGGGTGGCCATTCCGGAATGGATATTATAAAAGGCCTTGGAAATGCCAATAAATTAATGAACCGCCTGCTTTACAGGGTTTCAGAAAACCTGGAACTAAGGATAGCTGAGATAAATGGTGGCGGATTGCGAAATGCAATACCCCGGGAAAGTGAAGCAATAGTGGTGGTTGATGAATTACAGGAAAAAGTTTTATTAGCCGAATTGGAAGAAGAAAAAGAAGCGATCACTGCTGAATTTTCCTCGCTGGAACCAAAATTAAATATAGAGATAACCTCTGTCGAAATCCCCACAAAAGTAATGGATTCCGGGGCCCAGGATAAATTATTAAAAGCGGTGTATGCTGCCCATAATGGGGTTTACAGGATGAGTCCTGAAATTGAAGGGCTTGTGGAAACCTCAAATAATATTGCGAAGGTGGAGGTGAAGGATGGCAGGATCACTATAAAATGCCTTACCCGTTCCTCTGTTGAATCTTCAAAAAATGATGTAGCCAACAGCCTTTCTGCCGTTTTTGAACTTGCGGGCTATGAAGTGGAGCTTTCAGGTGATTATCCCGGATGGGCTCCAAACAGAAATTCAGATATTCTGAAAGTGCTGGATGGGTTGTACGAAAAAATGAACAATGAAAAGGCGAATGTAGCGGCATGTCATGCCGGCCTGGAATGTGGAATAATAGGGCAGCATTACCCTGAAATGGATATGATCTCTTTTGGGCCTACCATACGCGGCGCGCATTCTCCGGATGAACGGGCGAGCATTTCTTCAGCTCAAAAATACTGGAAATTTGTACTGGAAATTTTGAAAAATATCCCCGAGAAGAATTGA
- a CDS encoding DUF3810 domain-containing protein: MKNKSGLILAILLPIQYMGVKIISEYPEFVEDYYSTGIYPVIARIMRTSLGVLPFSLGDLLYTFFIISVIRWIAIRVNTRFKNPRKWIVQIFALTSIIYACFHIFWGFNYYRLPLHKTLKIKNDYNTEELIMLTQTLITKSNEIHFELTANDSLPVPYDFKKGDLLKKTIDGFDHVSKTYPKLTYEGRSLKRSLYSIPLTYMGFNGYLNPLTSEAQVNTQITRYKIPTTASHEIGHQLGFAKENEANFIACLATINHPDLYFRYSGLTFALRYCINELYARDKEQADKLMATVNPGIRENYREVREFWERHQNPFEPIFQFSYNSFLKANNQQSGMKSYSYVVALLVNYYDDVENAF, encoded by the coding sequence GTGAAAAATAAGTCAGGACTCATTTTGGCAATCCTTCTCCCAATTCAATATATGGGTGTAAAGATCATTTCAGAATATCCCGAGTTCGTTGAGGATTACTACAGTACAGGAATTTATCCTGTTATTGCAAGGATAATGAGAACTTCCCTGGGGGTCTTACCTTTTTCCCTTGGAGACCTGTTATACACCTTTTTTATAATTTCGGTAATTAGATGGATTGCAATCAGGGTCAATACCAGGTTTAAAAATCCGCGGAAGTGGATCGTCCAGATATTTGCCCTCACCTCAATAATCTATGCCTGTTTTCATATCTTCTGGGGTTTCAACTATTACCGGCTTCCCCTCCATAAGACGCTTAAAATTAAAAATGATTATAATACAGAGGAGCTTATCATGCTTACTCAAACCCTTATAACCAAGTCTAATGAGATCCATTTTGAATTAACCGCCAATGATAGTCTACCCGTGCCTTATGATTTTAAGAAAGGGGATTTACTTAAAAAGACCATTGATGGTTTTGATCATGTGAGCAAAACTTATCCCAAGCTCACCTATGAAGGCAGAAGTTTAAAAAGATCGCTATATAGTATCCCGCTTACCTATATGGGTTTCAACGGATATTTGAATCCCCTTACAAGTGAAGCCCAGGTGAACACCCAGATAACCCGCTATAAGATCCCCACTACCGCAAGTCATGAAATTGGCCACCAGCTGGGTTTTGCCAAGGAAAACGAAGCCAATTTCATTGCCTGTCTTGCCACTATAAATCATCCAGATCTTTATTTCAGATATTCAGGGCTTACTTTTGCGCTTCGCTATTGTATAAATGAACTTTATGCCAGGGATAAGGAACAGGCCGATAAGCTTATGGCAACCGTAAATCCCGGGATACGGGAAAATTACCGGGAAGTTAGAGAGTTCTGGGAACGGCATCAAAATCCTTTTGAACCCATCTTTCAGTTTAGTTACAATAGTTTCCTCAAAGCCAATAATCAGCAGTCCGGGATGAAAAGTTACAGTTATGTAGTTGCTTTATTGGTAAATTATTATGATGATGTGGAAAATGCATTTTAA
- a CDS encoding amidohydrolase family protein: protein MKLKMLLFALLLTGLNLHSQDYFPQNDGVKSKNSNYTVFENARIHVDPNTIIENGMFAVKDGKITAVGKTINIPSNSVRIDLAGKEVYPSFIDIYSEFGIAKPSRLSGNSNQAQYEASREGYYWNDHIRPETNAVEHLNFNMDEAAKLHKNGFGVVNTHMADGIIRGTGVLLALTPEVTAGDRILAGRSAQYLSFEKSVQSRQSYPTSIMGAMALLRQSYLDADWYSKGNSQNKDLALEALNRNKNLVQIFKTTNLLDALRADKIANEFGVNYVILGSGHEYERIEEVKKSNATFIIPLNFPDVYDVQDPFMASYVNLQDMKRWNQAPANLKMLAENNVPFVITAYNLKDEKKFRENLLLAIEFGLDKKAALAALTTVPAKTIGQENKLGVLKEGAWANFLVTSGDVFDKESVIYENWVQGKRSILENLNTVDLAGNYDLKVSGNTYSLKITGKPTAPKTEVKQGDKKIESKITYSDGWMNLLLTSPDSTKKEFTRLVARVQPKAKSITGKAIQHNGQETTFTAVRTSDVEDKKQPSKNVRDVVKVTFPNMAYGFDAQPKQENILFKNATVWTNTNEGILENTDVLIANGKISWVGKGLNAGNARVIDATGKHLTSGIIDEHTHIAASAINEAGHNSTAEVAMEDVVDPTDINIYRNLAGGVTAVQLLHGSANPIGGRSAILKLKWGAPAEGMIFKEAPKFIKFALGENVKQSNRSNANRFPQSRMGVEQVFLDYFSRARNYEQEKKNNKNFRRDLEMETLVEILNGERYVTSHSYVQSEINMLMKVAEQFDFRINTFTHILEGYKVADKMKEHGVGASTFSDWWAYKYEVNDAIPYNAAILHEAGVTVAINSDDSEMSRRLNQEAAKSMKYGGITEEEAWKFVTLNPAKLMHIDQYVGSVEAGKHADVVLWSGHPLSVYSNAEKTLVEGVVYFDLDRDEKLREEMAKQKNLLTTQMLEAKNGGAPSKPVSPKEEQHIHCNTLEIH, encoded by the coding sequence ATGAAATTAAAAATGCTGTTGTTTGCCCTTCTTTTGACAGGGCTAAACCTTCATTCCCAGGATTATTTCCCCCAGAATGACGGTGTAAAATCGAAAAATTCCAATTACACGGTTTTTGAAAACGCGCGTATTCATGTAGATCCAAATACCATTATTGAGAATGGTATGTTTGCGGTGAAAGATGGAAAGATCACTGCTGTGGGAAAAACTATAAACATTCCTTCAAATAGTGTGCGCATTGACCTTGCAGGCAAAGAGGTATATCCATCTTTTATTGATATTTACAGTGAATTTGGTATTGCCAAACCCTCCAGGCTATCTGGCAATTCTAACCAGGCCCAATATGAAGCAAGCCGTGAGGGCTATTATTGGAACGACCATATTCGTCCTGAAACCAACGCGGTTGAACATTTAAATTTTAATATGGATGAAGCGGCCAAACTTCATAAAAATGGATTTGGGGTTGTCAATACCCATATGGCCGACGGAATAATTCGCGGCACCGGCGTTCTCCTGGCCCTAACTCCCGAAGTTACCGCAGGAGACAGAATACTTGCAGGCCGTTCTGCCCAATACCTTTCCTTTGAGAAAAGTGTTCAATCCCGTCAATCTTACCCAACTTCAATAATGGGTGCTATGGCATTATTACGTCAAAGTTATCTTGATGCCGACTGGTATTCCAAGGGGAATTCCCAAAATAAAGATCTTGCTCTGGAAGCTTTAAACCGAAACAAGAACCTGGTGCAGATATTTAAAACAACAAATCTTTTGGATGCCTTACGGGCAGATAAGATCGCAAATGAATTTGGGGTTAATTATGTGATCCTGGGAAGCGGCCATGAGTACGAAAGAATTGAAGAGGTAAAAAAATCTAATGCCACTTTCATTATTCCCCTGAATTTTCCTGATGTTTATGATGTACAGGATCCCTTTATGGCAAGTTATGTAAACCTACAGGATATGAAGCGCTGGAATCAGGCGCCTGCCAATTTGAAAATGCTTGCAGAGAATAATGTTCCTTTTGTAATTACCGCTTACAACCTAAAGGATGAAAAAAAGTTCAGGGAAAACCTGTTATTGGCAATTGAATTTGGTTTGGATAAAAAGGCCGCATTGGCAGCATTAACTACCGTTCCTGCTAAAACAATTGGACAGGAAAACAAACTGGGCGTTTTAAAAGAAGGTGCGTGGGCCAATTTCCTTGTCACCTCCGGCGATGTGTTTGACAAAGAAAGTGTGATCTATGAGAACTGGGTGCAGGGTAAAAGGAGCATTCTGGAAAATTTAAATACGGTTGACCTTGCAGGGAACTACGATCTAAAAGTGAGCGGTAATACCTATTCTTTAAAAATTACGGGAAAACCAACCGCGCCTAAAACCGAAGTAAAACAAGGTGATAAAAAAATAGAATCCAAAATCACTTATTCTGATGGGTGGATGAATTTACTTCTCACCTCTCCCGATTCTACAAAGAAAGAATTTACAAGGCTGGTAGCCAGGGTGCAACCTAAAGCTAAATCTATCACAGGAAAAGCAATTCAGCATAACGGCCAGGAAACCACATTTACTGCAGTGAGGACGAGTGATGTAGAAGATAAAAAACAGCCTTCCAAAAATGTGCGGGATGTTGTAAAGGTAACTTTTCCCAATATGGCATATGGATTTGATGCGCAGCCAAAACAGGAAAACATCCTTTTCAAAAATGCTACCGTATGGACCAATACCAATGAGGGCATCCTGGAAAATACAGATGTTTTGATCGCGAATGGAAAGATCTCGTGGGTTGGAAAGGGCCTTAATGCCGGAAATGCACGTGTTATAGATGCAACGGGAAAACACCTTACCTCAGGGATCATAGATGAACATACGCACATTGCCGCTTCGGCTATCAATGAAGCCGGCCACAATTCTACTGCTGAAGTTGCTATGGAAGATGTAGTAGATCCTACAGATATTAATATTTACCGAAATCTTGCCGGGGGTGTAACCGCGGTACAGTTGCTTCATGGATCGGCAAACCCAATAGGTGGCCGCTCGGCGATTCTTAAACTTAAATGGGGAGCCCCGGCCGAAGGAATGATCTTTAAGGAAGCTCCAAAATTCATAAAGTTCGCCCTTGGTGAGAATGTGAAGCAATCAAACCGGTCAAATGCCAACCGCTTCCCGCAATCAAGAATGGGGGTGGAACAGGTTTTCCTCGATTATTTTAGCCGGGCAAGAAATTATGAACAGGAAAAAAAGAACAATAAAAATTTCCGAAGAGACCTGGAAATGGAAACCCTTGTAGAAATACTGAATGGGGAGCGCTATGTTACCAGCCATTCCTATGTTCAAAGCGAGATCAATATGCTTATGAAAGTGGCAGAACAATTTGATTTCAGGATCAATACATTTACTCATATACTGGAAGGCTATAAAGTGGCAGATAAAATGAAAGAGCACGGGGTTGGTGCTTCTACATTTTCTGACTGGTGGGCTTATAAATACGAGGTAAATGATGCAATTCCATATAATGCGGCTATTCTGCATGAGGCAGGTGTGACAGTGGCTATAAATAGTGATGACAGTGAAATGAGCCGAAGACTTAACCAGGAAGCTGCAAAATCTATGAAATATGGTGGGATCACCGAAGAAGAGGCCTGGAAATTTGTAACCCTTAACCCGGCAAAATTGATGCATATAGATCAATATGTGGGAAGCGTGGAGGCAGGAAAACATGCAGATGTTGTTTTATGGTCCGGTCACCCCCTATCGGTTTATTCCAATGCAGAGAAAACACTGGTAGAAGGTGTGGTTTATTTTGACCTGGACCGCGATGAAAAATTAAGGGAGGAAATGGCCAAACAAAAAAATCTTTTGACCACCCAAATGCTGGAAGCCAAAAATGGAGGGGCCCCTTCAAAACCTGTGAGTCCAAAAGAAGAACAGCATATTCACTGCAATACACTGGAAATACATTAA
- a CDS encoding amidohydrolase family protein codes for MKNLYITILAALTCFSGIVAQQTPAPKQSRAVTIVGAKAHLGNGEVIENSLIIFEDGKITQVMDALTTKMQYRGEIINAEGKHVYPGFIAPNSTLGLVEISSVRATDDEQEIGEILPHIRSLIAYNAESKIVESMRPNGVLIGQITPRGGTISGTSSIVQFDAWNWEDAVIKEDDGLHINWPVTFTRGRWWEGETGMKANKEYAEQVMNLARFFQNSKAYLAGDQKQVHLPFGAMETVFTGKKKVFVHVNGEKEILDVLQFKKEQGLNDLVLVGANDAHKVAAQIKENNVAVLAKRPHSNPTQDDEDYDFSYKNARLLHESGVLVGLESSGQMETMNTRNLPFYAGTVAGTGMDKEEALKLITSNTAKILGIDDIAGTLERGKDATLFISEGDALDMRGNVLIKAWIQGREVSLESHQTRLYQRYSNKFKDQKSSPE; via the coding sequence ATGAAAAATTTATATATCACAATATTGGCCGCCCTTACCTGCTTTTCAGGAATTGTGGCGCAGCAAACTCCGGCGCCAAAACAATCCCGGGCGGTTACAATCGTTGGGGCCAAAGCGCATTTGGGAAATGGAGAGGTAATAGAAAACAGTCTGATAATTTTTGAAGACGGCAAGATCACCCAGGTGATGGATGCCCTTACCACCAAGATGCAATATCGCGGCGAGATAATTAATGCTGAAGGAAAACACGTTTATCCAGGATTCATTGCCCCTAATTCTACGCTGGGATTGGTAGAAATATCATCTGTAAGAGCTACAGATGATGAGCAGGAGATTGGAGAAATTTTGCCACATATAAGAAGTCTTATTGCCTATAATGCCGAGAGCAAGATTGTTGAAAGCATGCGTCCTAATGGGGTTCTCATAGGCCAGATCACTCCGCGGGGCGGGACCATCTCGGGAACTTCCTCCATTGTTCAATTTGATGCCTGGAACTGGGAAGATGCAGTAATTAAGGAAGATGACGGGCTACACATCAACTGGCCCGTTACATTCACCCGCGGGAGATGGTGGGAAGGTGAAACAGGGATGAAAGCCAATAAAGAGTATGCCGAACAGGTTATGAATTTAGCCAGATTTTTTCAAAACTCTAAAGCTTATTTGGCCGGAGATCAAAAGCAGGTACACCTGCCATTTGGTGCTATGGAAACCGTATTTACAGGTAAAAAGAAGGTTTTTGTACACGTAAATGGGGAAAAAGAAATTTTGGATGTACTGCAATTTAAAAAAGAACAGGGCCTCAATGACCTGGTTTTGGTAGGCGCCAACGATGCCCATAAGGTTGCGGCTCAAATAAAGGAAAATAACGTAGCCGTGCTTGCAAAAAGGCCTCATTCCAATCCCACGCAGGATGATGAAGATTATGACTTCTCCTACAAAAATGCCAGATTACTTCACGAAAGCGGAGTCCTGGTTGGCCTTGAAAGCAGCGGACAAATGGAAACCATGAACACAAGGAACCTTCCTTTTTATGCAGGAACGGTTGCGGGAACAGGAATGGATAAAGAAGAAGCTTTAAAGCTTATAACTTCAAATACTGCTAAGATCCTGGGAATAGATGATATCGCAGGTACCCTGGAACGCGGCAAAGATGCAACCCTTTTCATAAGTGAAGGCGATGCTCTGGATATGCGCGGCAATGTACTTATAAAAGCATGGATTCAGGGAAGGGAAGTAAGTCTGGAAAGTCACCAAACCAGGTTATACCAGAGATATTCAAATAAATTTAAGGATCAAAAAAGCTCCCCGGAATAA
- a CDS encoding TrmH family RNA methyltransferase, producing the protein MYKHISSLQNPVIKRLLQLQEKSRARKKEGVFIVEGVREIQLAIKGGFRLKELYFAEELFPEIKVKDLVKDQEHPEITSLSAEVYNKIAYRGSTEGLLAVVITKDLGLQKLELLDKNLLILVAEAPEKPGNIGALLRTADAAKVDAILISNPKTDIFNPNIIRSSVGCVFTTKIATGTTSEIIEFLHHKKVAIYAAALQASKIYSEIDLTTSSAIVVGTEATGLSKEWLENSTQNIIIPMQGEIDSMNVSVAAGILIFEAKRQRQFK; encoded by the coding sequence ATGTATAAGCATATATCAAGTCTTCAAAACCCGGTTATAAAAAGACTGCTTCAACTTCAGGAGAAGTCACGGGCCAGAAAAAAGGAAGGGGTTTTTATTGTGGAGGGTGTGAGGGAAATTCAGCTTGCCATAAAAGGGGGCTTTCGCCTGAAAGAACTTTATTTTGCTGAGGAACTTTTCCCTGAAATTAAAGTGAAAGACCTGGTTAAAGATCAGGAACATCCCGAGATCACTTCCCTTTCTGCTGAAGTTTATAATAAAATAGCTTATCGCGGCAGTACCGAAGGTTTACTTGCTGTGGTTATTACGAAAGACCTTGGATTACAAAAACTGGAACTTCTGGATAAAAATCTCCTGATCCTGGTGGCCGAAGCTCCTGAGAAACCCGGAAATATAGGCGCTTTGTTAAGGACTGCCGATGCTGCCAAGGTAGATGCAATTCTTATAAGCAATCCTAAAACCGATATTTTTAACCCCAATATAATAAGATCTAGTGTTGGTTGCGTTTTCACCACCAAGATCGCTACTGGGACAACTTCAGAGATCATTGAATTTCTTCATCATAAAAAAGTAGCCATATACGCCGCTGCATTACAGGCTTCAAAAATTTATAGTGAAATTGATCTTACCACCTCATCTGCTATAGTGGTTGGTACTGAGGCAACCGGCCTAAGCAAGGAATGGCTGGAAAATTCGACTCAAAATATCATAATTCCCATGCAGGGGGAAATTGATTCCATGAATGTATCTGTGGCCGCCGGAATTTTAATATTTGAAGCAAAGCGCCAACGTCAATTTAAATGA
- a CDS encoding M48 family metallopeptidase, translating to MNPETLFYIIVIIILIDFIVDKFLDALNARHFNDPVPVELQDVYEDVEFQKSQRYKKERYKFGLVSCTFSLLLMLGFLFFEGFAWVDSIARGFAENEIIIALIFFGIIMLASDILSLPFSWYSTFVIEEKYGFNKTTAKTFILDKLKSWGLMILVGGGILALIVWFYQFAGENFWWYAWVLVTVFSVFVNMFYAKLIVPIFNKQSPLPEGPLRSKIETYAGKVGFKLDNIFVIDGSKRSTKANAYFSGFGKEKRITLYDTLINDLEEEEIVSVLAHEVGHYKKKHVFINLAAAIITTGFTLWLLSLFIGNPLFSLALGVEEPSFHIGLITFGILYSPISELTGLLMNYLSRKFEYQADNYAKNTYNGEALISGLKKLSKTSLSNLTPHKAYVFVHYSHPTLLQRYKNIRKLR from the coding sequence TTGAACCCCGAAACCCTATTTTATATCATAGTTATTATTATCCTTATCGATTTTATAGTCGATAAATTCCTGGATGCCCTTAATGCAAGACACTTTAATGATCCTGTTCCGGTTGAATTACAGGATGTTTACGAAGATGTCGAGTTTCAAAAATCACAGCGCTATAAAAAGGAACGTTACAAATTTGGTTTGGTATCTTGCACATTTTCCCTTCTGTTAATGTTAGGGTTTCTTTTTTTTGAAGGATTCGCCTGGGTTGATTCAATAGCCAGAGGATTTGCAGAAAATGAGATTATTATTGCCCTTATCTTTTTTGGCATAATTATGCTTGCCAGCGATATTCTTAGCCTGCCATTTTCCTGGTACAGCACTTTCGTAATTGAGGAAAAGTATGGTTTTAATAAAACAACCGCTAAAACTTTTATACTTGACAAATTAAAATCCTGGGGTCTAATGATATTGGTAGGAGGCGGCATCCTGGCACTTATAGTTTGGTTTTACCAGTTTGCAGGCGAAAATTTCTGGTGGTATGCGTGGGTATTGGTAACAGTATTTTCGGTTTTTGTAAATATGTTCTATGCTAAATTGATCGTACCCATTTTTAATAAACAGAGTCCTTTGCCGGAAGGTCCCCTTCGGTCCAAAATTGAGACATATGCCGGAAAAGTAGGATTCAAACTGGATAATATCTTTGTAATTGACGGTTCAAAACGCAGCACAAAGGCAAACGCTTATTTTTCAGGATTTGGAAAAGAAAAAAGGATCACCTTATATGACACTCTTATAAATGATCTGGAAGAGGAAGAGATTGTAAGTGTGCTTGCTCATGAGGTAGGACATTATAAGAAAAAGCATGTGTTTATAAATCTGGCAGCAGCTATAATAACCACGGGGTTTACCCTATGGCTGCTTTCGCTCTTTATAGGAAATCCTTTATTTTCCCTGGCGCTGGGAGTTGAAGAACCCAGTTTTCATATTGGCCTAATCACCTTTGGGATCTTATACAGTCCAATTTCAGAGCTCACCGGCCTGCTAATGAATTACCTTTCCAGGAAGTTTGAATATCAGGCAGATAATTATGCCAAAAACACCTATAATGGAGAGGCATTGATCTCCGGTCTTAAAAAACTTTCAAAGACCAGCCTTAGCAACCTCACCCCGCACAAAGCGTATGTTTTTGTACACTACTCCCACCCTACCCTTTTACAGCGATACAAAAACATAAGAAAGTTAAGGTAG